The region CTGCATGCTCACACGGAAATATcctaatttaattatttcactTAACTACATACAAAGATAGAAGAAATACATGTATTTACCCGTATACACAATTTATACAGCTGATTCATCCAATTCTGGCTAATatagtaaaatgtaatttactcCCCACTTGACCAACCTTAAACAAAGCACAATATCCTAGTCTCCTAAAGTATTATCCTACACATCAAAATCACATTACCACCAGCATTCTTCATCCATTAATTACAGGAGTCAAACAAATCTGAATATGACCAGAGATGGTGGTCTCTGGTCATATGATTGACTGACAAGCAGACGGACAAACATCACATCACTCACCTTTCCCCTTTGTGCTTCAGCTCTGCATGTGCCAGGTATATCTCACGGACAGAGACAAATGGTGAGAGTAAGTCCGGTGGCAGAATACAAGAGGAGGTGCGGTCTGATGGAGGTTAATAATGAAGGATTGGCCAGACATTGTACAGTTCATTCACGCCACAGAGTTGAAAAGGGGGGTTGGAAGATTTATAGCTGAAGAGGATGTGAGGGGTAACAGATAAAGGCAATTAGGAGAAAGTCAACTGCTCTGGGTGGAAAGGGCTTCTTCTCTTTTGTTAAAAGACTAAAGCCAGCTTGTTAGGTTCAAGGCGACAGATGCACACCAGTTGAGGTTTTCACAAGCCCTTAATTGACCAACTTAAACTCTGCCCTAATTAGCACATTCTCCTGTCTTAGAGCTCAACCTGTTGCTATTCACAGACTGCACTTGCTTTTCATCAAATCCTCATCACAGAATTCCTTTTGAAGAATGTGTTTAAAGGTGTATGAATGTATAATCATGTTAGATTTTCACAATGCAACTGGAAATTGTCCCGTATAAAGCCTGGGTAGTCATGAAATAGCTACATTAGCATAATGTTGTGATATAGTACAGTCAGAGTGGTAAAGACATATTAAGGTATGTGTTAAATAATTATAGCTCTGATAGTATATTTCCATAGGACCACCTCAGGCTATCAGGTTACCACTTCTCCTCCACTCAGTTTAAAACAATAAGGGTGGAGGGTTTGAGAAAATGTCTACATGGAAAAAACTGTGGCGTATTATTGTTACAATCTAGATCTTGGTAACCCAAGGAGGGAAGTGGGGTGGGACCAGTGGTTCTATATTTAGCCCCAGAGCACATGTGTTTTGGACAACTGGAAAACCATTCCGATTGGAGGGAGACATAGTATGGTGTGTGCTTTTCATTCATTGGTGGCTATGTTGTGGTAAGTGGGAAGAATATATTATGTAGTAATAGACTGTGGTGGCTTGTGTATAGTAAAGATTTATAATCGGGAGTAACACTGCATCATTGATTCATGCTTATTTTCCCAGTTACCCATTCCACTGTTAACATGTTTGCATTATATTCCATGTTCTGTTTTACTTGTGTATGCGCCAAAAACTCAGTAACCACAGTCATTCTAAACGTATTTTTATTACCTGTTTTAGATAAGCAACAGCTACAACTGCATGAGAAGCAGTCAAAAGCTAAATTAAGTGAGTACAGTGACTCGGTCATCTCTGTGCTCACATGTTGCAGCGATGATAGAGTGAgcagttaatttaatttaatttattcatttaacttTCTGACGTTTACACACACTGTTTCTCCCCATTTGTTTCTTCTGACTTAACTTAATCAATAAAAGGCTGAAAGGGCGTCATCACCTAATTCCCTTGCCCATTCTTGTACCTTGAACTTTGTTTTGCTGAAATGGTGTTTCTCTTCTTGGCCACAGAAGCTTATTGGTTGAAGGAGCCAAAAGGCCCCACCCACAATCTGTTTCCCAGGTCAGCCAAGGTGAAGAGATAATGTGTGATAAAGTTATTTTGTGACATTCTGTCAATGTGTGTGCTCCGTTGAAGGTATGTTAGCTGCTCTTTCACCATTTAAATAATTGGAAATATAACTTATTACTAGATGGTTAATGATATGCCAAAACTATCACAGCAAATGGCACTATTAACTatcaacacaaaatggcagtgtgGTCACAAGTAGGTACTGTTATTAGGTAGTGTTATCAATCAAAGGAATTTTGTGAATGTCAATCATTGTGCATGTTTTTGGTCATAGTTGGAAAGTAAAATGGATAAAGTCATAAAGCTATTTTACTTAATCAGATGTTGAAACAGGACTACTTTCCTCTCATCATTTCCCATCTCTGTATCTAAAAACATTTCAGGCCTTCTTTCTCACAAACAGTCAAAATGAGCAGACTCTGGTCCTCAATCAAGTCTCATCCTTACCTTACTAATGTTGTCGGCTACACAGCTTTATTTGCTTCTGCGGATCTTATCCAGCAAACCATTCTGGGAGGGAAGCAAGGGCAAACTAGTTTGGACAAAAAGGTCACTTTAGACCTAAAGCAAAAGACAAATGGGGAGAGTGGACCTGAAGAAGAAGCAACCAATCAGGGAAAGGGAGTATTCCCAGAAATTGAATCCAGACAAGTGATGGATCTCTCATCAGGAAGGCCAAGAAAGAAACCAGAGTCACCAGGAAATGAGAGAACATTATCCAACGATGGAGAGGCAGAGCACGGTTTGCAAGAAGCCGAACGGCCAACCAAAATGAAGCCAGGGACATGGTCGGACATTGACTGGTCCCAGACTGCACGAGTGGGGCTTGTTGGATTCTGCTTCAATGCCAATTTCAACTACAACTGGCTGAAGGGATTAGAGAGGCTGTGGCCAGGTGGAGGGGTGAAACGAGTGGCAGGGAAAGTGTTCCTAGATCAGCTGATTGCCGCTCCTTTAACTATCAGCGCCTTCTATATTGGTAAGCCTAAACATCCGTTTTCGAGTGGCAAttgaaatatactgtaattgtCTGTACATTTCTCCTGTTCTTATCCATGTTTCTTCACTCTCTCAGGATTGAGTGTCCTGGAGGGAAGAGAGGACCCATTAGAAGACTGGCGGGAGAAATTCTGGACTTCTTACAAGGTGTTGATATAAAACTGTATCATGAGGACaaggaaatatacactcacagagcactttattaggaatttattagactttttttcagacttctactgctgtagcctacacacttacagttatgatgcgttgtgtgttcagagtttctcttctgcatacgactgttgtaatgtgtggctatttgcattactgtcaccttcctgtcagctttgaccagtctggccattctcctctggcgtCTCTCTTTAACAAGGCTAAcattacttagatcacattttttcccccattctgatggatgatgtgaacattaactgaagctcctgacctgtatttacatgattgtatgcattgcactgctgccacacaattggctgattagataattgcatgaataagtaggcgtaataaagtaaatgtaaaataataataaataataaaataaatgttcctaataaagtgctcggtgagtttaCAACAGGAGAAATAGTGAAAATGTAATGCCATAGAGATGACTAATGTCAGTGaataaaaattgtattattatgttTCTCATCCTTACTCTCTCTCTGATAGGCTGGAGTGGTATACTGGTCCACAATGCAGGTACCGTTTTGCCACACCGTTTATTCTTCGTAGTGCAGCTCAGATTCTTTCATACTATTGTGTCAGTCTATTgtgctctttctccctctgacTTACCAGGCAGTGAATTTCACCTTGGTCCCTCCAGCAGCACGGACTGTCTTTGTGGGCGGAATCGCTCTTGTTTGGACCATCTTTCTATGTCATCTTCGACAGCAAAGAGGCATCACTCAAACACATCCTTGAACTAACTGAAGAATACAAGAGTGCATAAAGAAGCATTGGGACATTTAATGATGGCCTTTCCTCAGGccaaggttttattttcttggaaTTATATTGAAACATTCAAACCATTTGATTGGTTTATACTAAAATACttaaaaagacattttaaaacggTATGTCTCTTCATTGTATGATGGATagatatggatggatggatatgatGATAGATCCATATGTACAACAATAGATTTTATAAGTTAATCCGTCTGTCCatttgtccatctgtctgtgacAGACATATCTGGAAGCTTAATGGCTAGATCGCCATGAAATGTTTTGTGCACATTCATGTGAGCGGAGATTGCTCTGCCTTGGTGTAGGTCTGCCCTGTACTGAGTGCATTCTTTCTAGTTTTAGACTGAATTAATTAGCAGGACAAACCAGAGACATTGGTTCGCAATTACAGCTAGCAAGATACCAGTGTTCTTAAATAAACAATGTGTATATGCATTTTCCTTATCCTGTCACATGTGTGCAGGAATGGTGCTTGCACATAATATACATTAATCCAGATTTGACTCATGTAAAATATATGCCATCAACATCAGTGAGGATGCGGTTTAGTCTGTATTGGAAATTAAACACAGTTTTACTCACGATATTCATATTTTCCATCCCTTTTGCCAATGTTGCACAATGGCTATCAGATGTGGCAATTCTTTTTACATACCACAAGCAAACATGTAATGTTACAATACAGTTATGaaccgcacacatgcacattggctagcattaaaaaaaatttttttaaaattattattattattattattattattattattattattactattatccatccatccattatcttaacccgcttatcctgaacagggttgcaggggggctggagcctatcccagcatactttggccgaaaggcaggaatacacccatgcgacatggggagaacatgcaaactcctcacagagaggccccggctgaccgggattcaaacccaggacctccttgatgTGAGGAGACAGTGCTAcccattactattattattattattattataaaagaaGAACAAGAACAGGCGGCTTATTTAGTTTCACATAATGCATCTTTGATCTAAGTACTCACAACCTAGAACAACATGACCCACCACTTTGTTAAATATAGAATAAGAAATGATTACGGTGAACAGattgtattattttgttacCTCCTGTTCCACAGCCTGTCCTTGAAGCTGCATTCCATGCATGCTTTCCCAGCACAAATTAACATTGACTCAATGTTCTTTGTACAATCACATAATTAGAACTGTCTGGGACATTCTATAAGAGAGACATCAAACAGGGACATCACACTCAAAACATCTGTAGAGCTACGGTGTCTTG is a window of Conger conger chromosome 1, fConCon1.1, whole genome shotgun sequence DNA encoding:
- the si:ch211-120k19.1 gene encoding mpv17-like protein, translated to MSRLWSSIKSHPYLTNVVGYTALFASADLIQQTILGGKQGQTSLDKKVTLDLKQKTNGESGPEEEATNQGKGVFPEIESRQVMDLSSGRPRKKPESPGNERTLSNDGEAEHGLQEAERPTKMKPGTWSDIDWSQTARVGLVGFCFNANFNYNWLKGLERLWPGGGVKRVAGKVFLDQLIAAPLTISAFYIGLSVLEGREDPLEDWREKFWTSYKAGVVYWSTMQAVNFTLVPPAARTVFVGGIALVWTIFLCHLRQQRGITQTHP